Proteins found in one Aquibium microcysteis genomic segment:
- the choW gene encoding choline ABC transporter permease subunit: protein MDPVSEWIADYKIPIGRWGKQFFDFLTDNFEWFFDSIAEGLTFLLDGLVDILLAVPPVLLVALIAGFAWWLKKSWKLAAGVALGLLFIINQGLWKETCETIVLVVGATAMSMALGVPIGIWAAHSERVYRVLHPLLDLMQTLPTFVYLIPVLILFGLGIAPGMIVTVIFAMPAPIRLTYLGITSVPRPMIEAGESFGATKGQLLWKVELPAALPTIMAGLTQCIMLSLSMVVIAALIGANGLGKPVVRALNTVNIPLGLEAGLAIVVLAIILDRVARIGEGKAR, encoded by the coding sequence ATGGATCCGGTCTCGGAGTGGATCGCCGACTACAAGATACCGATCGGCCGGTGGGGCAAGCAGTTCTTCGACTTCCTGACGGACAATTTCGAGTGGTTCTTCGATTCGATCGCCGAGGGGCTGACCTTTCTCCTCGACGGTCTCGTGGACATTCTCCTCGCCGTTCCGCCGGTGCTGCTGGTGGCGCTGATCGCGGGCTTCGCATGGTGGCTTAAGAAATCCTGGAAACTGGCGGCGGGTGTCGCGCTCGGACTGCTCTTCATCATCAACCAGGGCCTGTGGAAGGAAACCTGCGAGACGATCGTTCTGGTCGTCGGAGCCACGGCGATGTCCATGGCGCTCGGCGTGCCGATCGGCATCTGGGCGGCGCACAGCGAGCGCGTCTATCGTGTCCTGCATCCGCTGCTCGACCTGATGCAGACGCTGCCGACCTTCGTCTATCTGATCCCGGTCCTCATCCTGTTCGGCCTCGGGATCGCGCCTGGCATGATCGTCACGGTGATATTCGCGATGCCGGCTCCGATCCGGCTCACCTATCTCGGCATCACGTCCGTGCCGAGACCGATGATCGAGGCGGGCGAGAGCTTCGGCGCCACGAAGGGCCAGCTGCTCTGGAAGGTGGAGCTGCCGGCCGCGCTGCCGACGATCATGGCGGGTCTCACCCAGTGCATCATGCTGTCGCTGTCGATGGTCGTGATCGCGGCCCTCATCGGTGCCAACGGCCTCGGCAAGCCCGTCGTGCGGGCGCTGAACACGGTGAACATCCCGCTCGGCCTCGAAGCCGGCCTCGCCATCGTGGTGCTGGCCATCATCCTCGACCGCGTCGCACGCATCGGGGAGGGGAAGGCCCGATGA
- a CDS encoding sensor histidine kinase: MIATSDVATSASRKRRLGSMGLSARFAIAVVLAMTLSGLMVGIVVNRIITHAAITNAASATALVMDGVLLPLVREVDRQGSLSIGAREELETLLSTGSLGGRIHSIKLWRPDGVVAYSPDRALIGERFEIFDALESALKGQLAAEIEELDDAESVFERDLGIPLLEVYAPIRDPWSGKILGVAEFYENAEALVETLRQATLVVLAITIGTTLLIGTSLFGIVHQASRTIERQRRDLRARTHEAERVSEVNRQLRIRVQRAASRGLAMNERHVRQLSADLHDGPAQLIGFAALRISSLKDIPPAWEPECATIKQTLDEAMREIRNICAGLSLPEIGGLEFGEVLRRAVQAHERRTGTRVTLEIGKIDGFVASSMKYCAYRFVQEGLNNAYRHAEGRDQSIMCETRDGELFIMLTNGPAVCPCLEDGKRPLGLVGLRERVEVLGGTFGFSAKPDAHVEMWMSLPFGNGDSDE; encoded by the coding sequence ATGATCGCGACCTCGGACGTCGCGACGTCGGCTTCCCGCAAGCGCCGCCTGGGCTCCATGGGCCTGTCGGCGCGTTTCGCCATCGCGGTGGTCCTGGCGATGACGTTGTCGGGCCTGATGGTCGGCATCGTCGTGAACCGCATCATCACCCATGCCGCCATCACGAACGCCGCTTCGGCAACGGCGCTCGTGATGGACGGGGTCCTGCTTCCGCTCGTCCGCGAAGTGGACAGACAGGGAAGCCTCTCGATCGGCGCGCGCGAAGAACTGGAGACCCTGCTGTCCACGGGTTCGCTGGGCGGACGGATCCACTCGATCAAGCTCTGGCGCCCGGACGGGGTCGTGGCCTATTCGCCGGACCGGGCGCTGATCGGCGAGCGCTTCGAGATATTCGATGCTCTGGAGAGCGCCCTCAAGGGCCAGCTTGCCGCCGAAATAGAGGAACTCGACGACGCCGAAAGCGTCTTCGAGCGGGATCTCGGCATCCCGCTGCTCGAGGTCTACGCGCCGATCCGCGATCCGTGGAGCGGCAAGATCCTCGGCGTCGCAGAATTCTACGAAAACGCCGAAGCGCTGGTGGAAACCCTGCGCCAGGCCACGCTGGTGGTGCTGGCGATCACCATCGGCACGACCCTGCTGATCGGGACGTCCCTCTTCGGCATCGTCCACCAGGCGAGCAGGACCATCGAGCGCCAGCGCCGCGACCTGCGGGCGCGCACGCACGAGGCCGAGCGGGTTTCGGAAGTGAACCGGCAACTGCGCATCCGGGTCCAGCGCGCGGCCTCGCGCGGCCTTGCCATGAACGAGCGCCATGTGAGGCAGCTGAGTGCGGACCTGCACGATGGTCCGGCTCAGCTCATCGGCTTTGCCGCCTTGCGCATCAGCAGCCTCAAGGACATCCCGCCGGCCTGGGAACCCGAATGCGCCACCATCAAGCAGACACTCGACGAGGCGATGCGGGAAATCCGCAACATCTGCGCCGGGCTGTCTCTGCCTGAGATCGGCGGGCTCGAATTCGGCGAAGTGCTCCGTCGCGCCGTGCAGGCGCATGAGAGGCGTACGGGAACGCGGGTCACGCTGGAAATCGGAAAAATTGACGGCTTCGTCGCTTCTTCTATGAAATATTGCGCATACAGATTCGTCCAGGAAGGGCTCAACAACGCCTACAGGCACGCCGAGGGACGTGATCAGTCCATCATGTGCGAAACCCGCGACGGAGAACTTTTCATCATGCTCACGAATGGACCAGCCGTCTGTCCGTGCCTGGAGGACGGCAAGCGCCCGCTCGGCCTGGTCGGGCTGCGCGAGAGGGTGGAGGTGCTCGGCGGCACCTTCGGCTTCTCGGCGAAACCGGATGCCCATGTGGAGATGTGGATGTCGCTGCCTTTCGGCAACGGAGATTCGGATGAATAA
- a CDS encoding AAA family ATPase produces the protein MDAGLTTITEQDIEKHRAVAQSMVTRIIVLEDDGGRSATALAGTGRRFVSTVSTGATRRTREVELSKTIAALRPGDQMLSIPQHTLLFRARRGLEVSLAIGDVFAKASDLESLQAKNLQAPLQGEDATRYRKLLSASAYVAAFAFASYLLQLIDGESEPVNDTAEPDFLFDTQQDALKSMVSGLDRAITGAADEQEMTARARAFAREAIEGLLARKARFDGLGAFEDAHIRLDSDDFTLDGFDVTPGQKRKPLSMTFKKPEDIVGNQIAKYQAMRLARMIMAYDFDRQLNPFVELGGFLFTFIGDGAPGTGKTMLIQMTAGLINDYCQVAGYPFHYENFGVDQISSYQGKSGQNCRQFVNNVINPRAIGFGTIDDIDQVAAKRSDDRASAGQHEITGVLMAAFAGAETVVRGNCSFGMFSNYPENVDDALRQRAGARWLVDGPQTRDDYIDIFVLLAGKNHQIPLGDHALLQNQSIRKAISVAYEEHSKPQEEGLRKVWERFLDQFGEPRTMTDVGTYLHLIREAEPRFTGRAIKNVTDAIKMRAMDFDLPDEWFATPDAFMHRPYDEKKAMIEDLRGPFSMAMVMQEINRYADSEFRYSDRSDDTAVSKMVRDAKLRERAIGEIEAMKAKGLWG, from the coding sequence ATGGACGCCGGCCTGACCACCATCACGGAACAGGACATCGAGAAGCATCGCGCCGTCGCACAGTCGATGGTCACGCGTATCATCGTGCTGGAGGATGATGGCGGACGCTCGGCCACCGCGCTCGCCGGCACAGGCAGGCGTTTCGTATCGACCGTCTCGACGGGTGCGACGCGCCGCACGCGCGAGGTCGAACTCTCCAAGACCATCGCGGCGCTGCGGCCCGGCGACCAGATGCTCTCCATCCCCCAGCATACGCTGCTCTTCCGCGCCCGGCGCGGGCTGGAGGTGTCGCTCGCCATCGGCGACGTCTTCGCGAAGGCCTCCGACCTCGAAAGCCTGCAGGCGAAGAACCTTCAGGCACCGCTGCAGGGCGAGGATGCGACCCGCTACCGGAAGCTGCTCTCGGCATCGGCCTATGTCGCTGCCTTCGCCTTCGCCTCCTACCTGCTGCAACTGATCGACGGCGAGAGCGAGCCGGTGAACGATACCGCCGAGCCGGACTTCCTGTTCGACACCCAGCAGGATGCGCTGAAGTCGATGGTCTCGGGTCTCGACAGGGCCATCACCGGTGCGGCAGACGAGCAGGAAATGACGGCGCGCGCCCGCGCCTTCGCCCGCGAGGCGATCGAGGGACTGCTGGCCCGCAAGGCCCGGTTCGACGGGCTGGGCGCCTTCGAGGACGCGCATATCCGGCTCGATTCCGACGATTTCACGCTCGACGGCTTCGATGTCACGCCGGGTCAGAAGCGCAAGCCGCTGTCGATGACGTTCAAGAAGCCGGAGGACATCGTCGGCAACCAGATCGCCAAGTACCAGGCGATGCGGCTGGCCCGGATGATCATGGCCTATGATTTCGACCGCCAGCTGAACCCTTTCGTGGAACTCGGCGGCTTCCTCTTCACTTTCATCGGCGACGGCGCCCCGGGCACCGGCAAGACCATGCTGATCCAGATGACGGCCGGCCTGATCAACGACTACTGCCAGGTGGCCGGCTACCCCTTCCACTACGAGAATTTCGGCGTCGACCAGATCTCGTCCTATCAGGGCAAGTCGGGTCAGAACTGCCGGCAGTTCGTCAACAACGTCATCAACCCGCGCGCCATCGGCTTCGGTACCATCGACGACATCGACCAGGTCGCGGCCAAGCGCTCGGACGACCGCGCCTCGGCCGGCCAGCACGAGATCACCGGCGTGCTGATGGCGGCCTTCGCGGGGGCCGAGACCGTGGTGCGCGGCAACTGCTCCTTCGGCATGTTTTCCAACTATCCCGAGAACGTCGACGACGCGCTGCGCCAGCGGGCTGGCGCCCGCTGGCTCGTCGACGGCCCGCAGACCCGCGACGACTACATCGACATCTTCGTGCTGCTGGCCGGCAAGAACCACCAGATCCCGCTCGGCGACCACGCGCTCCTGCAGAACCAGTCGATCCGGAAGGCGATATCGGTCGCCTACGAGGAGCATTCGAAGCCGCAGGAGGAAGGCCTCCGCAAGGTCTGGGAGCGCTTCCTCGACCAGTTCGGCGAACCGCGCACGATGACCGACGTTGGCACCTATCTGCACCTGATCCGCGAAGCCGAGCCGCGTTTCACCGGCCGGGCCATCAAGAACGTCACCGACGCCATCAAGATGCGCGCCATGGACTTCGACCTTCCTGACGAATGGTTCGCGACGCCCGACGCCTTCATGCACCGGCCCTACGACGAGAAGAAGGCGATGATCGAGGACCTGCGCGGCCCCTTCTCGATGGCCATGGTGATGCAGGAGATCAACCGCTACGCCGACAGCGAGTTCCGCTACTCCGACCGCTCCGACGACACCGCCGTGTCAAAGATGGTGCGCGACGCGAAGCTGCGCGAGCGGGCGATCGGCGAGATCGAGGCGATGAAGGCGAAGGGTTTGTGGGGCTGA
- a CDS encoding DUF6638 family protein, which produces MNLLRDSQLIYGRLLTVEEPHLIARYNKALMAFGLAPTKLESFEIDRTGFSPQVAEELGDYGYLDPNGINRRFIVLTPSQIELPVVHTAFSNTSQLMFEFLSRNRRAIDALTIKDVIYGEIEDSVARVDDIEDLLSIHQVEFKVLSAEDVLGKAAELGRLADRLKREPDAWRDKAMLEQMVELAKLCGDIRENALVPDQVIFRHNAFWTSHFGGLYVFVDPDVTTVISDPSAPGFRRSRPWQVSYLSIHDPDSVFQFLLSTGRLDLPRASWIETSGYLEHRADMAIRTLVCRNDPTVDLSHADKVWLQTWIHGHANLVNSDGVFPFLNAMKRQVGRTGRIDLDEIEPARRFLVVRAKPEHPDAWLTNMLIADFVPDDFISRYVFNKQAFYRDYETFEPNWRRHVVEMLKTAYLSDKAGLRRKLYGLTD; this is translated from the coding sequence ATGAACCTCCTCCGCGACTCGCAACTCATCTACGGCCGGCTCCTGACGGTCGAGGAGCCGCATCTGATCGCGCGCTACAACAAGGCGCTCATGGCCTTCGGGCTGGCGCCGACGAAGCTCGAGAGCTTCGAGATCGACCGCACCGGCTTTTCGCCGCAGGTGGCGGAGGAACTGGGCGATTACGGCTACCTCGACCCGAACGGGATCAACCGCCGCTTCATCGTTCTCACGCCGTCACAGATCGAACTCCCGGTCGTGCACACCGCATTCTCGAACACCTCGCAGCTGATGTTCGAGTTCCTCTCGCGAAACCGCCGCGCCATCGATGCGCTGACCATCAAGGACGTGATCTACGGCGAGATCGAGGACAGCGTCGCCAGGGTGGACGACATCGAGGACCTGCTGTCGATCCACCAGGTCGAATTCAAGGTGCTGTCGGCCGAGGACGTGCTCGGCAAGGCCGCCGAACTCGGCCGGCTGGCCGACCGGCTGAAACGGGAGCCCGACGCATGGCGCGACAAGGCCATGCTCGAGCAGATGGTGGAGCTGGCGAAGCTCTGCGGCGACATCCGCGAGAATGCGCTCGTTCCCGACCAGGTGATCTTCCGCCACAACGCCTTCTGGACCAGCCATTTCGGCGGTCTCTACGTCTTCGTCGACCCGGACGTGACGACGGTGATCTCGGATCCGTCGGCGCCAGGATTCCGCCGGTCACGCCCGTGGCAGGTCAGCTACCTGTCGATCCACGACCCCGACAGCGTGTTCCAGTTCCTGCTCTCCACGGGGCGGCTCGACCTGCCGCGGGCATCATGGATCGAGACCTCGGGATATCTGGAGCATCGTGCCGACATGGCGATCCGGACCCTCGTCTGTCGCAACGATCCCACGGTGGACCTGTCCCACGCCGACAAGGTCTGGCTGCAGACCTGGATTCACGGCCATGCCAATCTCGTCAACAGCGACGGCGTGTTTCCCTTCCTTAACGCCATGAAGCGGCAGGTCGGGCGCACCGGACGCATCGATCTCGACGAAATCGAGCCCGCCCGTCGCTTCCTCGTGGTGCGCGCCAAGCCCGAACATCCGGATGCCTGGCTCACGAACATGCTGATCGCCGACTTCGTGCCCGACGACTTCATCTCGCGCTACGTCTTCAACAAGCAGGCCTTCTACAGGGACTACGAGACCTTCGAGCCTAACTGGCGACGCCACGTTGTGGAGATGCTGAAGACCGCCTATCTGTCCGACAAGGCCGGGCTTCGACGGAAGCTCTACGGACTGACGGACTAG
- the choV gene encoding choline ABC transporter ATP-binding protein: protein MSTAVEFRHVDIVFGDDPREALALLDGGATRQEILEKTGSVLGCADCNLTVEEGEISVLMGLSGSGKSTLLRAVNGLNKVTRGEVVVHDGDWSADVVSCGSDTLRKIRRECVAMVFQQFALLPWRTVAENVGFGLELAGVPEKQRRERVQAQLELVGLSQWAGKYAHELSGGMQQRVGLARAFATEAPILLMDEPFSALDPLIRTKLQDELLQLQADLKKTIIFVSHDLEEALKIGNRITIMESGRIVQSGAPEEIVLKPANDYVRDFIANVNPLSVLTAWNVMRDRRDLVQAGDGWVWLDRRQTTRFQLDENQMVVAAENNGQPAIWSSCDDVEALPRDRPPVFWAKPGTSLKTVMHAMHQSQTAPVAIFDEQARFIGSIGVRDVLRAVLRR from the coding sequence ATGAGCACGGCGGTCGAATTCAGGCATGTCGACATCGTTTTCGGCGACGATCCGCGTGAGGCGCTGGCGCTGCTCGACGGCGGCGCGACGCGCCAGGAGATCCTCGAGAAGACCGGGTCGGTGCTCGGCTGCGCCGACTGCAACCTGACCGTCGAGGAGGGCGAGATCTCTGTGCTCATGGGCCTCTCCGGCTCGGGCAAGTCGACCCTGCTGCGCGCCGTCAACGGGCTGAACAAGGTCACGCGCGGCGAGGTCGTGGTGCACGACGGCGACTGGTCTGCCGACGTGGTCTCCTGCGGTTCCGACACGCTGCGCAAGATCCGCCGCGAATGCGTGGCCATGGTCTTCCAGCAGTTCGCGCTCCTGCCCTGGCGGACGGTCGCCGAGAACGTCGGCTTCGGGCTCGAGCTGGCGGGCGTTCCGGAAAAGCAGAGGCGCGAGCGCGTGCAGGCGCAGCTCGAACTCGTCGGCCTGTCGCAATGGGCCGGAAAGTACGCGCACGAACTGTCGGGCGGCATGCAGCAGCGCGTGGGCCTGGCGCGTGCCTTCGCAACGGAAGCGCCGATCCTGCTCATGGACGAGCCGTTCTCGGCGCTCGATCCGCTCATCCGCACCAAGCTGCAGGACGAATTGCTGCAGCTTCAGGCCGATCTCAAGAAGACCATCATCTTCGTCAGCCACGATCTCGAGGAAGCGCTGAAGATCGGCAACCGGATCACCATCATGGAGAGCGGCCGCATCGTCCAGTCGGGCGCGCCCGAAGAGATCGTGCTGAAGCCTGCCAATGATTACGTCCGCGACTTCATCGCCAACGTCAATCCGCTGTCGGTCCTGACGGCCTGGAACGTGATGCGCGACCGGCGCGATCTGGTACAGGCGGGAGACGGATGGGTCTGGCTCGACCGGCGGCAGACGACGCGCTTCCAGCTGGACGAGAACCAGATGGTGGTGGCCGCGGAGAACAATGGTCAGCCGGCGATCTGGTCGTCCTGCGACGACGTCGAGGCGTTGCCGCGCGACCGTCCACCCGTGTTCTGGGCAAAACCCGGCACGTCCCTCAAGACCGTCATGCACGCCATGCACCAGTCACAGACCGCACCCGTCGCCATCTTCGACGAGCAGGCCCGCTTCATCGGCTCGATCGGCGTTCGCGACGTGCTGCGGGCCGTTTTGCGCCGCTGA
- a CDS encoding BA14K family protein, whose protein sequence is MKRFTSALCATLAFAMTASTALPAAAAPLLVQPAQAQSAAGDVIQVQNRKDRERRFERRQERRERRFERRQDRREARFERRGNYAYYNNHRGYRERRPGYRQYNGYWFPPAAFIAGAIIGGALGNNAVTVRPSGSAHVQWCYNRYRSYRASDNTFQPYNGPRQQCYSPYS, encoded by the coding sequence ATGAAAAGGTTCACATCAGCGCTCTGCGCCACCCTTGCGTTCGCCATGACCGCTTCCACCGCCCTTCCCGCCGCTGCTGCGCCGCTCCTGGTCCAGCCCGCTCAGGCGCAGTCGGCCGCCGGCGACGTCATCCAGGTCCAGAACCGCAAAGACCGCGAACGCCGCTTCGAGCGCCGGCAGGAGCGGCGCGAGCGCCGGTTCGAACGGCGCCAGGACAGGCGCGAAGCCAGGTTCGAGCGTCGGGGCAACTACGCCTACTACAACAACCATCGCGGCTACCGCGAACGTCGTCCCGGTTACCGCCAGTATAACGGCTACTGGTTCCCGCCGGCCGCCTTCATCGCAGGCGCGATCATCGGCGGCGCTCTGGGCAACAATGCGGTCACGGTCCGCCCGTCAGGCAGCGCCCACGTCCAGTGGTGCTACAATCGCTACCGCTCGTACCGCGCGTCGGACAACACCTTCCAGCCCTACAACGGCCCGCGCCAGCAGTGCTATTCGCCGTACAGCTGA
- a CDS encoding thymidine kinase, protein MAKLYFHYATMNAGKSTMLLQASYNYRERGMSTMLFVAGHYRKEGMGYISSRIGLESDARMFRDGDDLYAAIADHHARATVHCVFVDEAQFLEEDQAWQLARVADRLGIPVMCYGLRTDFQGNLFSGSRALLAIADELREVRTICRCGRKATMVVRLGPDGRVAREGDQVAIGKDVYVSLCRRHWEEEMGRWSAEDFIGFAR, encoded by the coding sequence ATGGCCAAGCTCTACTTCCACTACGCCACCATGAATGCCGGGAAATCGACGATGCTGCTGCAGGCGTCGTACAATTACCGGGAGCGCGGCATGTCGACCATGCTCTTCGTGGCGGGCCACTACCGCAAGGAGGGCATGGGCTACATCTCGTCGCGCATCGGCCTGGAATCCGACGCGCGCATGTTTCGCGACGGCGACGACCTTTATGCGGCGATCGCGGACCATCACGCCCGCGCGACCGTCCACTGCGTCTTCGTCGACGAGGCGCAGTTCCTGGAGGAGGATCAGGCATGGCAGCTGGCGCGGGTGGCCGACCGCCTCGGCATCCCGGTCATGTGCTACGGCCTGCGCACCGATTTCCAGGGCAACCTCTTCAGCGGCTCGCGCGCATTGCTCGCCATCGCGGACGAGCTGCGCGAGGTCCGCACCATCTGCCGCTGCGGACGCAAGGCGACCATGGTGGTCCGGCTCGGTCCCGACGGAAGGGTAGCCCGGGAGGGTGATCAGGTGGCCATCGGCAAGGACGTCTACGTCTCGCTCTGCCGACGGCACTGGGAAGAGGAGATGGGTCGCTGGAGCGCCGAGGATTTCATCGGCTTCGCACGCTAG
- a CDS encoding response regulator, which translates to MNKKISVIVVDDHPLYRSGVVRTLEDDGGFDVVAEGSDAVTAVQLAQQHKPDLIVLDISMPGNGLEAARRIADLVPRTRIAMLTVSEADDDVVRALDLGASGYIQKGVGGPDLVRIARSIAMGQSYVAPGLAARLLVGMRTRTGGVQAQADLTAREEQILRLVAKGLSNKEVGRSLNLQEKTVKHYMTNILQKLQVRNRVEAAIKAGEMWGKVG; encoded by the coding sequence ATGAATAAGAAGATCAGCGTCATCGTCGTCGACGACCATCCGCTCTATCGCAGCGGCGTCGTGCGCACGCTGGAAGACGACGGAGGTTTCGACGTCGTTGCCGAAGGAAGCGATGCGGTGACGGCCGTCCAGCTGGCCCAGCAGCACAAGCCCGACCTGATCGTCCTCGACATCTCCATGCCAGGAAACGGCCTGGAAGCCGCCCGGCGCATCGCCGACCTCGTGCCGCGCACGCGGATCGCGATGCTGACGGTTTCGGAAGCCGACGACGACGTCGTGCGCGCGCTCGACCTCGGGGCCTCGGGCTACATTCAGAAGGGTGTCGGCGGACCCGACCTCGTCCGGATCGCCAGGAGCATCGCCATGGGTCAATCCTACGTCGCTCCGGGGCTCGCGGCTCGTCTTCTCGTCGGCATGCGGACACGGACCGGGGGCGTGCAGGCGCAGGCCGACCTCACCGCGCGCGAGGAGCAGATCCTGCGGCTCGTCGCCAAGGGCCTGAGCAACAAGGAAGTCGGCCGGTCGCTCAACCTCCAGGAAAAGACCGTCAAGCACTACATGACGAACATCCTGCAGAAGCTCCAGGTCCGCAACCGCGTCGAGGCGGCCATCAAGGCAGGCGAGATGTGGGGCAAGGTCGGCTGA
- a CDS encoding type II toxin-antitoxin system VapC family toxin has product MTIVVDSSIALAWFLPDENSPLALGVLMQVTESGAVVPQNFQVEFGNAPVVAVHRKRIDRDDRRRTFERISDLELTTDRAGGTALWTDTVELADEHGLTLYDGLYLELSLRTGLPLATLDKRLAKAALDVGRLRT; this is encoded by the coding sequence TTGACCATCGTCGTGGACTCCTCCATCGCTTTGGCTTGGTTCCTGCCGGATGAGAACAGTCCTCTGGCGCTTGGTGTTCTGATGCAGGTGACCGAAAGCGGGGCCGTGGTGCCGCAGAACTTTCAAGTCGAGTTCGGAAACGCTCCGGTGGTGGCCGTCCACCGCAAGCGGATCGACCGGGACGATCGGCGCAGGACATTCGAACGCATCTCGGATCTGGAACTGACGACCGATCGCGCAGGCGGTACCGCGCTGTGGACCGATACGGTCGAACTGGCCGATGAGCACGGGCTTACGCTCTACGACGGGCTCTACCTGGAACTCTCCCTCCGCACGGGACTGCCGCTGGCTACCCTCGACAAACGGCTCGCAAAGGCAGCGCTCGACGTCGGCCGGCTTCGCACATGA
- a CDS encoding type II toxin-antitoxin system Phd/YefM family antitoxin gives MREVGTLEARNSLSALLERVEKGEEITITRHGKPVARLVPPARSEEQKAKAREVVAAIMEMRKEVKPDPDGLTIRDYIEMGRRC, from the coding sequence ATGCGTGAAGTCGGAACGCTGGAAGCGCGCAACTCGCTCAGCGCCCTCCTGGAACGCGTCGAGAAGGGCGAGGAGATCACCATCACGCGGCACGGCAAGCCGGTCGCGCGGCTGGTCCCGCCTGCGCGGTCCGAAGAGCAGAAGGCCAAGGCAAGAGAGGTGGTCGCGGCGATCATGGAGATGCGTAAAGAAGTGAAACCCGATCCCGACGGACTGACGATTCGCGATTACATCGAGATGGGCCGTCGCTGTTGA
- a CDS encoding endonuclease domain-containing protein, with translation MRGENARRTKRARSLRQVENDAEDVSWNKLRGRRLHGWKFVRQLPIGPYYADFACRQANLLVEVDGSQHARQPRDRFRNETMNANGWSVLRVWHADVLRERALVIDTIGAAVEGRLRERMVGHDARFLPAVREVEP, from the coding sequence ATGCGTGGCGAGAACGCGAGGAGGACGAAGCGCGCCCGGTCTCTTCGGCAGGTCGAGAACGATGCGGAGGACGTGTCGTGGAACAAACTGCGCGGGCGGCGGCTCCACGGCTGGAAGTTCGTCAGGCAATTGCCGATCGGACCGTACTACGCCGACTTTGCCTGCCGGCAGGCCAATCTGCTCGTCGAGGTCGACGGCAGCCAGCACGCTCGCCAGCCGCGGGACCGGTTTCGGAACGAAACGATGAATGCGAATGGGTGGTCGGTGCTGAGGGTGTGGCACGCCGACGTGCTGCGTGAACGAGCGTTGGTCATCGATACGATCGGGGCGGCCGTCGAGGGGCGACTTCGCGAACGCATGGTCGGTCACGACGCAAGGTTCCTTCCGGCGGTTCGCGAGGTAGAGCCATGA
- a CDS encoding choline ABC transporter substrate-binding protein, protein MKLAKTTAFAFGLATALSSGAFAADAGSCKEVTFSDVGWTDITATTATASVVLEALGYEPSTEILSVPVTYASLKSGDIDVFLGNWMPTMEADIAPYREDGSVVTLVTNLEGAKYTLAVPKYTFEKGLQSFADIAKFKDQLDGKIYGIEAGNDGNRLILDMIAGDKFGLAGFEVVESSEAGMLSAVKKAAGSKEDIVFLGWEPHPMNANVEMAYLSGGDDVFGPNYGGATVHTNVRKGLVEECPNLGKLLGNLVFSLKMENEIMGAILDEGKDPADAATAWLKGNPDALGPWLDGVTTLDGGDAMAAVKSSLGI, encoded by the coding sequence ATGAAGCTCGCAAAGACCACTGCATTCGCCTTCGGGCTGGCCACGGCACTGTCGTCCGGCGCGTTCGCCGCGGATGCCGGCAGCTGCAAGGAGGTGACGTTCTCCGACGTGGGCTGGACCGACATCACGGCCACGACCGCCACCGCCTCCGTCGTGCTCGAGGCACTCGGCTACGAACCCTCCACCGAGATTCTCTCCGTGCCGGTCACCTACGCCTCGCTCAAGAGCGGCGACATCGACGTCTTCCTCGGCAACTGGATGCCGACGATGGAAGCCGACATCGCGCCATACCGCGAGGACGGTTCGGTCGTCACGCTGGTGACCAATCTGGAAGGCGCGAAGTACACGCTCGCGGTACCGAAATACACGTTCGAGAAGGGCCTGCAGAGCTTCGCCGACATCGCCAAGTTCAAGGACCAGCTCGACGGCAAGATCTACGGCATCGAGGCAGGCAACGACGGAAACCGCCTGATCCTCGACATGATCGCCGGCGACAAGTTCGGCCTTGCCGGCTTCGAGGTGGTCGAGAGTTCGGAAGCCGGCATGCTGTCTGCGGTCAAGAAGGCGGCGGGCAGCAAGGAGGACATCGTCTTCCTCGGCTGGGAGCCGCACCCGATGAACGCCAATGTCGAGATGGCTTACCTGTCGGGGGGCGACGACGTCTTCGGCCCCAACTACGGCGGCGCCACCGTGCATACCAACGTGCGAAAGGGCCTCGTCGAGGAATGCCCGAACCTCGGCAAGCTGCTCGGAAATCTCGTGTTCTCGCTGAAGATGGAGAACGAGATCATGGGCGCCATCCTGGACGAGGGGAAAGACCCCGCGGATGCCGCGACGGCGTGGTTGAAGGGAAATCCGGATGCGCTCGGGCCGTGGCTCGACGGCGTGACCACGCTCGACGGGGGCGACGCGATGGCCGCGGTGAAGTCTTCTCTGGGCATTTGA